ACCTTGTAAATCTGCTTCAGGCCTGTCCTAATACAACCAAATTGTTGCTACTAATTACGAAGAGTCATTTCAGTTTTGACTGAGTTCCTGCATCTGCAGCAGTGGAAGGAGGACTTCGGTGGCTTCTGAAACTGCTCGTTTTCTATTAACTGCCCTAAAAACGATATTGAGGTCAACGCCATTGATGGTTTCAGTTCAAAGACAAAGTCCTTCAGGAGCCTTTCAATTGGCAATAATGCAGGAAGAGCCTTTCATGGTTGATTCTGAAAAGCTTGCGACTCTGGAGTCCTTGACCAATATTAGGGTGACCAATAGTTTTGTGACAATGAGCAGTATGCTGCAATGGGTAAGTGAAGTGAAGCACCTCTTTATAAAGGTAGAAGCTGCAAAGTTCGATTCATGGGACATCTGGTATACACCCTcttatcatcttcatcttcctcttatCTTTCTATTTGTGTAACCTGCACCAGTTCTAGGTCTAGGTAACATAATGCATGGAACTTCAATTCTGAAATTGTGTGCTTTTATAATAGCAAGAAGTGATTAACCCTGCCTAGCTTCATACTTATTCCCCAATTTTAAAGTTAATTTCATTCTATTTGCAGGAGGATtaattatgaatcaaatttctACAACTTCTACAGGAAGTTAGCTTATTGCACTAATTCAGTTATTCAGAGGGATTATTGCATCATGGATAAGAGTGCTGAGGTTCAGTTCCTTCAGGTTATGCCTCAATCTTAAATGCCAAGGCAATTGGTTTTAAAAAAAGGTTTACTGTACAATCTTCATTCAGAGCAGGTTGAGGGAGACCCGCAGTTACATATTCAAATTTACAAGGCAAATATCAAGTTCCTTCGACGATTTTGacaataattcaaaacatTTTCTCGAATCTAAGCTGAACCATGTTACTTATTCTCATATTTATCGAGAAGCGAGAATATGCTTGCACATAAACACACATCATTGGATTACAGTTATGATCAGAATTATGTGTAGTCTAAATTTGTAAGACCTTGTATGATGTAATGTTGTTTGACAAAATATTGTATAAGATTCCACAAAGATCATCttagtaattttatttctgtgttttacaaaaaaaaaaaaaaaaaaagtttcataTTCAACTGTCCAAAAGCAAGTTCCCCAAACCCCTCAATCCATTGATCCACATTCTTCTCAAATCCATCACATCCAAATTCAAGCAACAGAGAAAAGATTTGAAAATTGGCAAAAACCCAAAGATACTGTTAAGTCTACATAACAACCAAACACaataacttcaaaaattccCCTAGCTGTGATctattcaacaaaacaaagaacttcTTCTAACAATCTAAGTAACCCTAACCCCCCACCACTACAACAATCCAACTATCTCCTAAAACTAACACTAAAAATTAGCAGTAAAAACTAAACATGCAAAAAACGAAATGAACTATTACACAAAGAACCTAACCTTTATCCTCAGGCTTCACAACCATCCCGACTCCATACTTATGCTTCCTCATCTCCAACACCTTCCTGTGGGAATTCGAATGCATCTGGCTCGAGAAACTCGGGCTGCTCGCAGGGCGGTACTCGGGGCAAAGCCGCCCCGACTTGTACCTCACCCCACACGCATTACACAAGGTCTTGGGTCCATGAGGACCCGCCCGCCATTGCGGGGTCTGATCAGTCCCGCAATGCAGGCATTTCCTCCCGATATCCAGCTTGCTGGCACTGCCACTACTCCTGCTGGGTTTGCTGCTCTCAATGGGGGGCTGGTTCCAAAAGAGCTGCTGCGGGGGAATCTCGCTCCGTCTCCGGCGGCCTTTGGTTCGTGCTCGGTGGGGCGGCTTTAGCCCCCCACACGAGCTCATGAGGGAGGCGCTGCTGCTGTTTGTGCTAGTCTCCAGCACCGAGACCGGGCTCTGGTGCTTCGCAATCGCAATGCCGCCGACTTGCTCCGACAGAATGAAGGTCTCCACCGCCGGGAATGCGTCCTTGTTCGATATCCATTCCagctcttcttctgcttcctcCTGCAATGAGGAAAAAACAACCCAGTGAGTCGACTCGGTGACTCGGTGGAGGGTTTTAGAGTTTGACTCAGTGTTGGCGGACAGCGGTACAAAATTACGAAACACCCGCCACGTTTGTTCGGAAAAGAATATTTAAAACTGGATAAGACTGTCTTTTCACACA
The sequence above is drawn from the Fragaria vesca subsp. vesca unplaced genomic scaffold, FraVesHawaii_1.0 scf0513040, whole genome shotgun sequence genome and encodes:
- the LOC101309503 gene encoding uncharacterized protein LOC101309503 is translated as MVSVQRQSPSGAFQLAIMQEEPFMVDSEKLATLESLTNIRVTNSFVTMSSMLQWVSEVKHLFIKVEAAKFDSWDIWRINYESNFYNFYRKLAYCTNSVIQRDYCIMDKSAEVQFLQVMPQS
- the LOC101309788 gene encoding GATA transcription factor 1-like isoform 1; its protein translation is MVPLDPAACLVDDLRNFLSDVADHDARPDDPSRPLVPTEEAEEELEWISNKDAFPAVETFILSEQVGGIAIAKHQSPVSVLETSTNSSSASLMSSCGGLKPPHRARTKGRRRRSEIPPQQLFWNQPPIESSKPSRSSGSASKLDIGRKCLHCGTDQTPQWRAGPHGPKTLCNACGVRYKSGRLCPEYRPASSPSFSSQMHSNSHRKVLEMRKHKYGVGMVVKPEDKG
- the LOC101309788 gene encoding GATA transcription factor 1-like isoform 2; its protein translation is MEITKEEAEEELEWISNKDAFPAVETFILSEQVGGIAIAKHQSPVSVLETSTNSSSASLMSSCGGLKPPHRARTKGRRRRSEIPPQQLFWNQPPIESSKPSRSSGSASKLDIGRKCLHCGTDQTPQWRAGPHGPKTLCNACGVRYKSGRLCPEYRPASSPSFSSQMHSNSHRKVLEMRKHKYGVGMVVKPEDKG